One Gossypium raimondii isolate GPD5lz chromosome 3, ASM2569854v1, whole genome shotgun sequence genomic window carries:
- the LOC105794528 gene encoding probable pre-mRNA-splicing factor ATP-dependent RNA helicase DEAH4 isoform X1, which yields MANLPIVQFEKKIEETVDQNPVVVIIGETGSGKSTQLSQMLHRKGYTNSGIVAVTQPRRVAAVSVSRRVAQELGVRLGEEVGYAIRFEDRTSERTQIKYLTDGVLLRESLSNPELNQYSVIILDEAHERSLNTDILLGLMKRLVKRRASNLKVLITSATLDGEKVSKFFSDCPLLTVPGKLFPVEIFYSKERPTSYLESSLKTAMDIHVREPEGDILIFMTGQDDIEKLVSKLEDKVRSLEEGSCMDAIILPLHGSLPPEMQVRVFSPPPPNCRRFIVATNIAETSLTVDGVVYVIDSGYVKQRQYNPATGMYSLDVVQISKVQANQRAGRAGRTRPGKCYRLYPSRVYNDDFLDVTVPEIQRSSLAGSVLYLKSLDLPDIDILKFDFLDPPSTESLEDALKQLYLIDAIDENGSITSIGRTMAELPLEPSLSRTLIEANEYGCLSQALTVAAMLSAETNLLPGRSKNNEKKRKYPPLELPDGSGFGDHIQLLQIYECWDENNYDIGWCKDYDLQVRGMMFVKEVRKQLSQIMQKIAKGSSDVQVNQSQKRRQSYRNLRKALSIGFASQLAERMRHHNGFRTLGFKPQLVQVHPSSVLKPDDDGLYPNYVVYHELIATSRPYMRNVCAVERQWVIPILEKLDKLDVRKLSGGGLGHVEEITEGNTSDLLKKEAVIVTAPEEQESKIQAARERFLARKGKK from the exons ATGGCGAATCTTCCAATCGTGCAATTCGAGAAGAAGATAGAAGAAACAGTGGACCAAAATCCAGTGGTGGTGATCATAGGAGAGACCGGTTCGGGAAAGAGCACGCAGCTCTCTCAGATGCTCCACCGCAAAGGATACACAAATTCCGGAATCGTTGCCGTCACTCAGCCCCGTCGCGTCGCAGCCGTATCTGTTTCCAG GCGAGTTGCGCAGGAGCTTGGTGTTCGGCTTGGGGAAGAAGTAGGCTATGCTATTCGGTTTGAAGATAGAACTTCCGAAAGAACACAAATCAA ATACCTTACTGATGGAGTGCTTCTTCGAGAAAGTCTGTCAAATCCGGAACTGAATCAGTATTCTGTTATTATTCTGGACGAGGCTCATGAGAGGAGTTTGAATAC GGATATTTTGCTGGGGTTGATGAAACGCTTGGTTAAAAGACGTGCATCCAATTTAAAAGTTCTGATCACATCGGCAACCCTTGATGGTGAAAAAGTGTCGAAGTTCTTTTCAGATTGTCCCTTGTTGACTGTCCCTGGAAAATTATTTCCTGTGGAAATATTCTACAGCAAGGAGCGACCTACAAGCTATCTTGAGTCTTCACTAAAAACAGCTATGG ATATACATGTTCGGGAACCAGAAGGTGACATCTTAATATTCATGACTGGACAG GATGATATAGAGAAGTTGGTATCAAAGCTGGAAGATAAAGTTCGAAGTCTAGAGGAAGGCTCCTGCATGGATGCTATCATTCTTCCTCTCCATGGTTCATTGCCACCTGAAATGCAG GTGCGTGTATTCAGTCCTCCCCCTCCAAACTGTAGGCGTTTTATTGTTGCCACAAACATAGCTGAAACTTCTTTGACAGTTGATGGTGTTGT GTATGTTATTGATTCTGGTTATGTGAAGCAACGGCAATATAACCCAGCAACTGGAATGTATTCCCTTGATGTTGTTCAAATTAGCAA GGTACAAGCTAATCAACGTGCTGGACGAGCTGGAAGAACACGTCCTGGGAAGTGTTACCGTTTATACCCATCCAGGGTTTACAATGATGATTTCCTTGATGTAACAGTTCCTGAAATACAGCGATCTTCTCTTGCTGGCAGTGTTCTTTATCTAAAGTCATTGGACCTCCCTGATATTGATATTCTGAAGTTTGATTTTCTTGACCCCCCTTCTA CCGAGTCATTAGAAGATGCTCTAAAGCAACTATATCTGATTgatgccattgatgaaaatgGATCGATAACTAGTATTGGGCGAACAATGGCCG AGCTCCCATTGGAACCTTCACTTTCGAGAACCTTAATTGAGGCAAATGAATATGGTTGCTTATCCCAGGCTCTGACTGTTGCGGCCATGTTATCAGCCGAAACAAATTTGCTTCCTGGTCGAAG CAAGAATaatgagaagaaaagaaaatacccTCCTTTGGAACTTCCTGATGGTTCTGGTTTTGGTGATCACATCCAGTTGTTACAGATCTATGAATGCTGGGATGAAAATAATTACGATATTGGTTGGTGCAAAGATTATGACTTACAG GTGCGAGGAATGATGTTTGTCAAAGAAGTTCGAAAGCAGCTATCGCAGATAATGCAGAAGATAGCAAAAG GGTCCTCAGATGTACAAGTAAATCAAAGTCAGAAAAGACGCCAGAGTTATAGGAATTTGAGGAAAGCATTGTCCATTGGCTTTGCAAGTCAGCTTGCTGAGCGGATGAGGCATCATAATGGCTTTCGAACACTGGGTTTTAAGCCCCAACTAGTGCAg GTGCATCCTTCCTCTGTGCTAAAGCCAGATGATGATGGATTATATCCAAATTATGTTGTCTACCACGAACTTATTGCTACCTCACGCCCATATATGCGGAATGTGTGTGCTGTAGAGCGTCAATGGGTGATTCCAATTTTAGAGAAACTTGACAAACTTGATGTCAGGAAATTAAG TGGTGGTGGATTGGGTCATGTAGAAGAGATAACTGAGGGAAACACGTCAGACTTACTGAAGAAGGAAGCTGTCATCGTTACAGCTCCAGAAGAGCAGGAAAGTAAAATTCAGGCAGCAAGGGAACGTTTTCTTGCTCGCAAGGGAAAGAAATGA
- the LOC105794528 gene encoding probable pre-mRNA-splicing factor ATP-dependent RNA helicase DEAH4 isoform X2, giving the protein MKRLVKRRASNLKVLITSATLDGEKVSKFFSDCPLLTVPGKLFPVEIFYSKERPTSYLESSLKTAMDIHVREPEGDILIFMTGQDDIEKLVSKLEDKVRSLEEGSCMDAIILPLHGSLPPEMQVRVFSPPPPNCRRFIVATNIAETSLTVDGVVYVIDSGYVKQRQYNPATGMYSLDVVQISKVQANQRAGRAGRTRPGKCYRLYPSRVYNDDFLDVTVPEIQRSSLAGSVLYLKSLDLPDIDILKFDFLDPPSTESLEDALKQLYLIDAIDENGSITSIGRTMAELPLEPSLSRTLIEANEYGCLSQALTVAAMLSAETNLLPGRSKNNEKKRKYPPLELPDGSGFGDHIQLLQIYECWDENNYDIGWCKDYDLQVRGMMFVKEVRKQLSQIMQKIAKGSSDVQVNQSQKRRQSYRNLRKALSIGFASQLAERMRHHNGFRTLGFKPQLVQVHPSSVLKPDDDGLYPNYVVYHELIATSRPYMRNVCAVERQWVIPILEKLDKLDVRKLSGGGLGHVEEITEGNTSDLLKKEAVIVTAPEEQESKIQAARERFLARKGKK; this is encoded by the exons ATGAAACGCTTGGTTAAAAGACGTGCATCCAATTTAAAAGTTCTGATCACATCGGCAACCCTTGATGGTGAAAAAGTGTCGAAGTTCTTTTCAGATTGTCCCTTGTTGACTGTCCCTGGAAAATTATTTCCTGTGGAAATATTCTACAGCAAGGAGCGACCTACAAGCTATCTTGAGTCTTCACTAAAAACAGCTATGG ATATACATGTTCGGGAACCAGAAGGTGACATCTTAATATTCATGACTGGACAG GATGATATAGAGAAGTTGGTATCAAAGCTGGAAGATAAAGTTCGAAGTCTAGAGGAAGGCTCCTGCATGGATGCTATCATTCTTCCTCTCCATGGTTCATTGCCACCTGAAATGCAG GTGCGTGTATTCAGTCCTCCCCCTCCAAACTGTAGGCGTTTTATTGTTGCCACAAACATAGCTGAAACTTCTTTGACAGTTGATGGTGTTGT GTATGTTATTGATTCTGGTTATGTGAAGCAACGGCAATATAACCCAGCAACTGGAATGTATTCCCTTGATGTTGTTCAAATTAGCAA GGTACAAGCTAATCAACGTGCTGGACGAGCTGGAAGAACACGTCCTGGGAAGTGTTACCGTTTATACCCATCCAGGGTTTACAATGATGATTTCCTTGATGTAACAGTTCCTGAAATACAGCGATCTTCTCTTGCTGGCAGTGTTCTTTATCTAAAGTCATTGGACCTCCCTGATATTGATATTCTGAAGTTTGATTTTCTTGACCCCCCTTCTA CCGAGTCATTAGAAGATGCTCTAAAGCAACTATATCTGATTgatgccattgatgaaaatgGATCGATAACTAGTATTGGGCGAACAATGGCCG AGCTCCCATTGGAACCTTCACTTTCGAGAACCTTAATTGAGGCAAATGAATATGGTTGCTTATCCCAGGCTCTGACTGTTGCGGCCATGTTATCAGCCGAAACAAATTTGCTTCCTGGTCGAAG CAAGAATaatgagaagaaaagaaaatacccTCCTTTGGAACTTCCTGATGGTTCTGGTTTTGGTGATCACATCCAGTTGTTACAGATCTATGAATGCTGGGATGAAAATAATTACGATATTGGTTGGTGCAAAGATTATGACTTACAG GTGCGAGGAATGATGTTTGTCAAAGAAGTTCGAAAGCAGCTATCGCAGATAATGCAGAAGATAGCAAAAG GGTCCTCAGATGTACAAGTAAATCAAAGTCAGAAAAGACGCCAGAGTTATAGGAATTTGAGGAAAGCATTGTCCATTGGCTTTGCAAGTCAGCTTGCTGAGCGGATGAGGCATCATAATGGCTTTCGAACACTGGGTTTTAAGCCCCAACTAGTGCAg GTGCATCCTTCCTCTGTGCTAAAGCCAGATGATGATGGATTATATCCAAATTATGTTGTCTACCACGAACTTATTGCTACCTCACGCCCATATATGCGGAATGTGTGTGCTGTAGAGCGTCAATGGGTGATTCCAATTTTAGAGAAACTTGACAAACTTGATGTCAGGAAATTAAG TGGTGGTGGATTGGGTCATGTAGAAGAGATAACTGAGGGAAACACGTCAGACTTACTGAAGAAGGAAGCTGTCATCGTTACAGCTCCAGAAGAGCAGGAAAGTAAAATTCAGGCAGCAAGGGAACGTTTTCTTGCTCGCAAGGGAAAGAAATGA
- the LOC105794528 gene encoding probable pre-mRNA-splicing factor ATP-dependent RNA helicase DEAH4 isoform X3: protein MANLPIVQFEKKIEETVDQNPVVVIIGETGSGKSTQLSQMLHRKGYTNSGIVAVTQPRRVAAVSVSRRVAQELGVRLGEEVGYAIRFEDRTSERTQIKYLTDGVLLRESLSNPELNQYSVIILDEAHERSLNTDILLGLMKRLVKRRASNLKVLITSATLDGEKVSKFFSDCPLLTVPGKLFPVEIFYSKERPTSYLESSLKTAMDIHVREPEGDILIFMTGQDDIEKLVSKLEDKVRSLEEGSCMDAIILPLHGSLPPEMQVRVFSPPPPNCRRFIVATNIAETSLTVDGVVYVIDSGYVKQRQYNPATGMYSLDVVQISKVQANQRAGRAGRTRPGKCYRLYPSRVYNDDFLDVTVPEIQRSSLAGSVLYLKSLDLPDIDILKFDFLDPPSTESLEDALKQLYLIDAIDENGSITSIGRTMAELPLEPSLSRTLIEANEYGCLSQALTVAAMLSAETNLLPGRSKNNEKKRKYPPLELPDGSGFGDHIQLLQIYECWDENNYDIGWCKDYDLQVRGMMFVKEVRKQLSQIMQKIAKGASFLCAKAR from the exons ATGGCGAATCTTCCAATCGTGCAATTCGAGAAGAAGATAGAAGAAACAGTGGACCAAAATCCAGTGGTGGTGATCATAGGAGAGACCGGTTCGGGAAAGAGCACGCAGCTCTCTCAGATGCTCCACCGCAAAGGATACACAAATTCCGGAATCGTTGCCGTCACTCAGCCCCGTCGCGTCGCAGCCGTATCTGTTTCCAG GCGAGTTGCGCAGGAGCTTGGTGTTCGGCTTGGGGAAGAAGTAGGCTATGCTATTCGGTTTGAAGATAGAACTTCCGAAAGAACACAAATCAA ATACCTTACTGATGGAGTGCTTCTTCGAGAAAGTCTGTCAAATCCGGAACTGAATCAGTATTCTGTTATTATTCTGGACGAGGCTCATGAGAGGAGTTTGAATAC GGATATTTTGCTGGGGTTGATGAAACGCTTGGTTAAAAGACGTGCATCCAATTTAAAAGTTCTGATCACATCGGCAACCCTTGATGGTGAAAAAGTGTCGAAGTTCTTTTCAGATTGTCCCTTGTTGACTGTCCCTGGAAAATTATTTCCTGTGGAAATATTCTACAGCAAGGAGCGACCTACAAGCTATCTTGAGTCTTCACTAAAAACAGCTATGG ATATACATGTTCGGGAACCAGAAGGTGACATCTTAATATTCATGACTGGACAG GATGATATAGAGAAGTTGGTATCAAAGCTGGAAGATAAAGTTCGAAGTCTAGAGGAAGGCTCCTGCATGGATGCTATCATTCTTCCTCTCCATGGTTCATTGCCACCTGAAATGCAG GTGCGTGTATTCAGTCCTCCCCCTCCAAACTGTAGGCGTTTTATTGTTGCCACAAACATAGCTGAAACTTCTTTGACAGTTGATGGTGTTGT GTATGTTATTGATTCTGGTTATGTGAAGCAACGGCAATATAACCCAGCAACTGGAATGTATTCCCTTGATGTTGTTCAAATTAGCAA GGTACAAGCTAATCAACGTGCTGGACGAGCTGGAAGAACACGTCCTGGGAAGTGTTACCGTTTATACCCATCCAGGGTTTACAATGATGATTTCCTTGATGTAACAGTTCCTGAAATACAGCGATCTTCTCTTGCTGGCAGTGTTCTTTATCTAAAGTCATTGGACCTCCCTGATATTGATATTCTGAAGTTTGATTTTCTTGACCCCCCTTCTA CCGAGTCATTAGAAGATGCTCTAAAGCAACTATATCTGATTgatgccattgatgaaaatgGATCGATAACTAGTATTGGGCGAACAATGGCCG AGCTCCCATTGGAACCTTCACTTTCGAGAACCTTAATTGAGGCAAATGAATATGGTTGCTTATCCCAGGCTCTGACTGTTGCGGCCATGTTATCAGCCGAAACAAATTTGCTTCCTGGTCGAAG CAAGAATaatgagaagaaaagaaaatacccTCCTTTGGAACTTCCTGATGGTTCTGGTTTTGGTGATCACATCCAGTTGTTACAGATCTATGAATGCTGGGATGAAAATAATTACGATATTGGTTGGTGCAAAGATTATGACTTACAG GTGCGAGGAATGATGTTTGTCAAAGAAGTTCGAAAGCAGCTATCGCAGATAATGCAGAAGATAGCAAAAG GTGCATCCTTCCTCTGTGCTAAAGCCAGATGA